Proteins from a genomic interval of Desertifilum tharense IPPAS B-1220:
- a CDS encoding sensor histidine kinase KdpD: MKQDKRFNPSVWQAQIIVTGLCLIVIALEYLTPSEYVFGYLYSGIILLVHSRLKRITAYQVTLLAVFLTLLNLWVPEVHLSAVPTLANRLIATLALIVTAWLSDRNRRYEEAIARQQAQLQAQAQLASIRENFVSTLTHDLKTPLLGAIETLKSFEKGQFGDITPIQQRVLGMMQKSHRSSVQLVETLLDVYRNDTEGLHLNLSAVNLATLADEAIATLTELGRSRNVYIVLNYGASDFRQHFWTKGDSLQLQRVFANLIANAINHAPRGSKVEIILESDGSTHVVKVGDRGPGMSADEIPLLFERFYQGHSDRQAKGSGLGLYLTRQIVQAHEGIIWAENRQPTGALFAFRLPAISPLLSSV, from the coding sequence ATGAAACAGGATAAGCGGTTTAATCCTTCCGTCTGGCAAGCCCAAATAATCGTGACAGGCTTATGTTTGATCGTCATTGCCTTAGAATATTTAACCCCTTCCGAGTATGTTTTTGGCTACCTTTACAGCGGCATTATTTTATTGGTGCATTCTCGGCTAAAACGCATTACCGCTTATCAAGTCACCTTATTAGCCGTCTTTCTGACATTGCTGAACTTATGGGTTCCAGAAGTTCACCTTTCTGCCGTACCGACCCTTGCCAATCGGTTAATCGCGACCTTAGCATTAATTGTGACTGCCTGGTTAAGCGATCGCAATCGTCGCTACGAAGAAGCCATCGCCCGCCAGCAAGCGCAACTCCAAGCCCAAGCCCAACTCGCCAGCATTCGCGAAAACTTTGTTTCCACCCTCACCCACGATTTAAAAACGCCCCTTCTTGGTGCTATTGAAACCTTAAAATCCTTTGAAAAAGGGCAATTTGGCGACATTACCCCCATACAACAGCGCGTTTTAGGAATGATGCAGAAATCCCACCGTTCCTCCGTGCAATTAGTTGAAACCTTACTCGATGTCTATCGCAACGATACCGAAGGCTTGCATCTCAATCTCTCAGCCGTCAACTTAGCAACCCTCGCCGATGAAGCGATCGCAACTTTAACCGAATTAGGGCGATCGCGCAACGTCTATATAGTTCTCAATTATGGAGCATCCGATTTTCGCCAACACTTCTGGACAAAAGGCGACTCCTTGCAGCTTCAGCGCGTCTTTGCGAACTTAATTGCCAATGCCATCAACCATGCCCCGCGCGGGAGTAAAGTCGAAATTATCCTCGAATCCGATGGTAGCACCCACGTGGTTAAAGTGGGCGATCGCGGGCCGGGGATGAGCGCCGACGAGATCCCGCTCCTGTTTGAGCGATTTTACCAAGGTCATAGCGATCGCCAAGCCAAAGGATCGGGTTTGGGCTTATACTTAACTCGGCAGATTGTTCAAGCCCATGAAGGAATCATTTGGGCAGAAAATCGCCAGCCCACCGGAGCGCTATTTGCGTTTCGTCTACCCGCAATTTCACCCCTATTGTCTTCAGTTTGA
- a CDS encoding response regulator transcription factor has protein sequence MANLRVLLVEDDELFRLGLQTRLQTEVGIEIIAEAIDGETAIEFTQRYQPDVVLLDVGLPGIGGVEACRQIKQQHPQIPILILTSHSQKTLIERLIAAGASGYCLKGIEAEALILALRSVAAGASWWDRTVTAEIRAAMSRQVIPVPEVDVSLIHTLTRREQEILALIAAGKNNQEIAETLHIAIGTVRVHVHAILQKLGVRDRTSAAVLALHQGWENLP, from the coding sequence ATGGCAAACCTGCGAGTTTTATTGGTAGAAGACGACGAACTCTTTCGTTTAGGTTTGCAAACGCGCTTGCAAACGGAAGTCGGAATTGAAATTATTGCAGAAGCCATCGATGGGGAAACCGCCATTGAATTCACCCAGCGCTATCAACCCGATGTCGTTTTATTAGATGTGGGACTCCCCGGAATTGGCGGCGTTGAAGCCTGTCGCCAGATTAAACAACAACATCCCCAAATTCCTATTTTGATTTTGACTTCCCATTCCCAAAAAACTTTAATCGAACGCTTAATTGCAGCGGGGGCTTCGGGTTATTGCCTCAAAGGGATTGAAGCAGAAGCTTTAATTTTAGCCTTGCGTTCGGTGGCGGCGGGGGCTTCCTGGTGGGATCGCACCGTAACGGCAGAAATTCGGGCGGCGATGTCGCGTCAAGTCATTCCCGTACCAGAGGTTGACGTAAGCTTAATCCATACTCTCACGCGCCGGGAACAGGAAATTCTGGCTTTGATTGCAGCCGGTAAAAATAACCAAGAAATTGCTGAAACTTTGCACATTGCTATCGGGACAGTACGGGTTCACGTTCATGCGATTCTACAAAAATTAGGAGTTCGCGATCGCACTTCTGCTGCCGTTCTTGCCTTGCACCAGGGATGGGAAAATCTTCCTTAA